The Musa acuminata AAA Group cultivar baxijiao chromosome BXJ2-5, Cavendish_Baxijiao_AAA, whole genome shotgun sequence genomic interval CAGAACTTAGAGATGCTGCGAAGCCTCCAAAGAAAGCATTCATGTCCATAACATTGCGTATCTGTGGAGACCCTAGCTTCACACCAAGTGATTTCTTATAGTATGCAACTCGTCTTGCCCAGCGCCTTGTGTCAGCGTCAAATACGTCAATTCCATTTTTCATTAATGAGACCCTTGCAGGTGGCTTTGACAGCCTCTTTGGCCATTTAGGAATGGATCCAATAGATGTTTCTGATGAAAGGGGGACTTTACTGACACACTTTTTTAACTTAACATACCTACAAAAAAAGTTCAACATTAATGAGTAATATGTAACCTATCATTTAAAGGTGGCCAATGGCAGGTAAATATATATGAAGAAATTCATAAAGTTTACCATGCTTCGTTCGGGTCATCATTATCACTGCACTGATCAAGCCTAAAATTGCCTAGGTTAGGAAGACAAGAAGCACCAGAAGGCTTCTTCCAGATTGCAGTATTACCATCTACAGCAATAAGTTCATAACATAACGCATGAGCCATGGCCTGAAGATCAGCCCACTCCTTGTCCTGTTTAGCCCATTGCACGGGTGGACCTGATATTACTAGATATCCTTCTGGTCGAAGCAAACGATCCACTTCGATAAGATAAGTTCCATCTGCATTTCATTGATTATGTTAGAACTTTGATGAACAAGAACACCAAAATGTGGATCCAAGCACTTGACAGAACATCTATAGCCACAAGAAATCTCACTATGGGCAGTAAAGGGAATCAAACACCGTGAACAATGAACAAGGTCAAATGAGTATGCAGGGAATGGCAGTCGCCGAGTGCCCAGCATGGCAACAAATGCAGGCACCCCTCGTTCTAATGCAAACTGTATCTGGGATTTATGTGAGTCCCTTGGAGCAAATGAAATGGTCATGATATTCTCCTTAAGGAGGAAACCACCAAAGCTCGCCACCTACATGGATAAGGATACTATATATCTTAATTTAAATTACAAgagaaaagaacaaaacatgCATGAAAAGAAGCTTCATAGCCTCAATAGCAATAGATCTCTTACCCCACATCCCATGTCCAAAGCCGTCCTTACAAGGCCTTTGTTCATAGGGATAAATTGCCCAAGCTTTGCAATATACTGTTCAGCCCCATCAGGGAACATAGTGCCACCACCTGGAAAAATAAAATATGGGCCTTCTTCCTTCATCCAACCCTGATGGCCTTTCCTCTCTGCAATTTTGTCATATGGCATGTTATCATGCCATATCTGCACAGGAAGTAGTACACTTATAGCAAGTTTATTCAATTAACAATAATAAAACAAGAAAATGATGCTAATTACAAATACTATACAAGGTTAACACGAATGCCACTGGGCTATTACTTGCTAGGGTGTCTTACGGATGAACAAACCAATTGGTATGGGACTTCTTAGCGAATGCTGAATTGTGAGTAATTACGCCTGAAAAAATTGAATTTCCAGCAGTTGCACGAAGATAGCAACAAGTAATCAGCAACATATCGGGATTACAAGTTCATTGAATTCATGCATGAAGTCGTTGCTATGAGAACTAAAAGAAAATTTCTAACAAACGTCATTGCAACTCTAGTTGTTTCTATCACAAAGGTGGTTTCTTCAATGTATATAAGCGCATATAGGCACATAGAGAACTATCCTACAATTCCTCACTCGAGATCTAATCCTTC includes:
- the LOC103985703 gene encoding probable pectin methyltransferase QUA3; translated protein: MGHVNLPPGRRGPGGRQWTLLDLVSAAFFAAVLVFFVLVFTSLGDSLAASGRRALARSSTDDPRQRQRILALLDPPSSAAGRTVVIDACSAEEVDNMPCEDPRRNSQLSREMNFYRERHCPPPEEMPLCLVPPPKGYRIPVSWPESLHKIWHDNMPYDKIAERKGHQGWMKEEGPYFIFPGGGTMFPDGAEQYIAKLGQFIPMNKGLVRTALDMGCGVASFGGFLLKENIMTISFAPRDSHKSQIQFALERGVPAFVAMLGTRRLPFPAYSFDLVHCSRCLIPFTAHNGTYLIEVDRLLRPEGYLVISGPPVQWAKQDKEWADLQAMAHALCYELIAVDGNTAIWKKPSGASCLPNLGNFRLDQCSDNDDPNEAWYVKLKKCVSKVPLSSETSIGSIPKWPKRLSKPPARVSLMKNGIDVFDADTRRWARRVAYYKKSLGVKLGSPQIRNVMDMNAFFGGFAASLSSEPVWVMNVVPARKPLTLGIIYDRGLVGVYHDWCEAFSTYPRTYDLIHVAGINSLIRDTSGKNRCSLVDLMVEMDRMLRPEGTAVVRDSPEVIDKAAHIARAIRWTVHVHESEPESRAGEKILVATKTFWTLPATSS